A single region of the Crocosphaera sp. UHCC 0190 genome encodes:
- a CDS encoding DedA family protein, protein MSVELLSLDNIQEIAHQYGYWAVFIGIALENTGIPIPGETITIVGGFLAGSGELGYWLVLGTAIAGAVIGDNFGYWIGRFGGWEFLVKVGSLFKISPRQLEDVKEQFSKNAARAVFFGRFVALLRIFAGPMAGIAQMPYAQFLLCNLGGATVWASIMVTLSFFVGRIVPLHQLIHWIAQFSVLALILVIGWVGVTIWLESRKPRLEGKD, encoded by the coding sequence ATGTCAGTAGAGCTTCTATCACTAGACAACATTCAAGAAATCGCCCATCAATACGGCTACTGGGCAGTGTTTATTGGCATTGCCTTAGAAAATACCGGAATTCCTATTCCTGGGGAAACTATCACCATTGTCGGCGGGTTTCTGGCAGGAAGCGGAGAATTAGGTTATTGGCTGGTTTTAGGAACTGCGATCGCTGGTGCTGTCATCGGTGATAATTTTGGTTATTGGATCGGAAGATTCGGGGGTTGGGAATTTTTAGTTAAGGTAGGCAGTCTATTTAAAATTTCTCCACGACAACTCGAAGATGTTAAGGAACAGTTTAGTAAAAATGCGGCTAGAGCCGTATTTTTTGGGCGTTTCGTCGCTTTATTAAGAATTTTTGCGGGGCCGATGGCTGGTATTGCTCAAATGCCCTATGCTCAGTTTTTATTGTGCAATTTAGGCGGGGCAACGGTTTGGGCTTCAATTATGGTAACGCTTTCTTTTTTTGTGGGACGAATAGTTCCCTTACATCAATTAATTCACTGGATAGCTCAATTTAGCGTATTAGCTCTTATTTTAGTGATTGGGTGGGTTGGGGTAACAATTTGGTTGGAGTCTCGTAAACCTAGGTTAGAGGGGAAAGATTAA
- a CDS encoding glycosyltransferase family 4 protein has product MDKTRVQTLALVPWGNVIEDYLDSINISLETFCTEMTGGWLFGYIEALKCVGIQSILICISVEVTEPIRRLHPPTGAIIYLLPVGNIYRHFRHRMTYAYGSSVKETFGTIPRLHYRFYAILRQLSPYLATPFNQLVHCLKQEKCQGIICQEYEYPRFDTCTLLGKLLKIPVFASFQGGNFQIWQIEGWIRPHTLRHCAGLIVASQTEIERVKKQYHIPDHKIAQIFNPLDLKDWEKGNRDQTRLDLGIGSNSPVVVYHGRIERYRKGLDILLEVWSKISQNYPNCYLLLIGMGNDGQWLREAIAERKLSNIIWIDQFILDRQKMADYLSASDIYCLPSRHEGFPVAPLEAMAVGLPIVATDVPGIADILVRGEASGGRIVPRENSTALGQAIEYLLDNPLLWPKWGQCARQRVKTAFSVEAVGQQLQQFFALSETC; this is encoded by the coding sequence ATGGACAAAACTCGCGTTCAAACCCTTGCCCTTGTCCCTTGGGGAAACGTCATCGAAGATTACTTAGACAGTATCAATATTTCTCTTGAAACCTTCTGTACTGAAATGACAGGGGGTTGGTTATTTGGTTATATTGAAGCCTTAAAATGCGTCGGGATTCAAAGCATTTTAATCTGTATTTCTGTTGAAGTGACTGAACCGATACGCCGACTTCATCCTCCTACTGGCGCAATTATTTATCTCTTACCTGTTGGTAATATTTATCGACACTTTCGTCATCGGATGACCTATGCTTATGGTTCTTCTGTTAAAGAGACATTTGGCACAATTCCTAGACTTCATTATCGCTTCTATGCCATTTTACGGCAATTATCCCCCTATCTTGCCACCCCTTTCAACCAACTGGTACACTGTCTTAAACAGGAAAAATGTCAAGGCATTATCTGTCAAGAATATGAATATCCTCGCTTTGATACTTGTACGTTATTGGGAAAGTTGCTAAAAATTCCTGTTTTTGCGAGTTTTCAAGGGGGAAATTTTCAAATTTGGCAAATTGAAGGGTGGATTCGTCCCCATACGCTCCGTCATTGTGCAGGTTTAATCGTTGCTTCTCAGACAGAGATTGAACGAGTAAAAAAACAGTATCATATTCCTGATCATAAAATCGCTCAGATTTTCAACCCTTTAGACCTAAAAGACTGGGAAAAAGGCAATCGTGACCAAACGCGCCTTGATTTAGGGATAGGGTCTAATAGTCCTGTAGTGGTTTATCATGGACGAATTGAACGCTATCGTAAGGGATTAGATATCCTTCTGGAAGTATGGTCAAAAATTTCCCAAAATTACCCTAATTGCTATTTATTACTCATTGGAATGGGGAATGATGGTCAGTGGTTAAGAGAAGCGATCGCAGAAAGAAAATTGTCAAATATTATCTGGATTGACCAATTTATCTTAGATCGTCAGAAAATGGCCGATTATCTCTCAGCTTCAGATATTTACTGCTTGCCATCCCGTCATGAGGGGTTTCCCGTTGCGCCACTAGAAGCAATGGCAGTGGGTTTACCGATTGTCGCTACGGATGTTCCTGGTATAGCGGATATCTTAGTGAGAGGAGAAGCGTCAGGGGGAAGGATAGTTCCCAGAGAAAATTCAACCGCTTTAGGGCAAGCAATAGAATATTTATTAGATAATCCACTTTTATGGCCAAAATGGGGACAATGCGCTCGCCAGCGAGTTAAAACTGCGTTTTCTGTAGAAGCAGTTGGACAACAATTACAACAGTTTTTTGCTCTGTCAGAAACGTGTTAG
- the galE gene encoding UDP-glucose 4-epimerase GalE has translation MLNVTKILVTGGAGYLGSHTVQQLTHYGYEVIILDNLSNGHEDIVKNVLKVPLIKGDIRDSKLLEQILRDHSIDAVIHFAADAYVGESTENPAKYYNNNVGGTLTILEAMKKSEVDKFVFSSTCATYGIPQELPINESHPQNPINPYGASKKMVEQILADFDRAYGLKYVCFRFFNAAGADPNGELGEDHQPEPHLIPLVFYTALGKRSSISIFGSDYPTQDGTCVRDYIHVLDLAQAHLLGLKYLLNGGESEIFNLGNGEGFSVKEVIDIAREVTGKTIKVEKSDRRAGDPAILVSSSQKASQILGWQPQYPNLKTIMTHAWQWHLKRHGDLTGR, from the coding sequence ATGTTAAATGTAACAAAAATATTAGTGACTGGGGGGGCGGGATATCTAGGCTCTCATACGGTACAACAATTAACCCACTACGGATATGAGGTGATTATTCTTGATAATCTAAGTAACGGTCATGAGGATATTGTCAAGAATGTGTTAAAAGTTCCTTTAATTAAGGGAGATATTCGTGATTCTAAACTATTAGAACAAATTTTAAGAGATCACAGCATTGATGCAGTCATTCATTTTGCGGCCGATGCCTATGTGGGAGAATCTACCGAAAATCCCGCAAAATACTACAATAACAATGTAGGGGGAACGTTAACTATTTTAGAGGCCATGAAAAAGTCGGAGGTCGATAAATTTGTTTTTTCTTCGACTTGTGCAACCTATGGGATACCACAAGAACTTCCTATCAACGAAAGTCATCCGCAAAATCCGATTAATCCCTACGGTGCGAGTAAAAAAATGGTTGAACAGATATTGGCAGATTTTGATCGAGCCTATGGGCTAAAATATGTCTGTTTTCGCTTTTTTAATGCCGCAGGGGCTGATCCGAATGGAGAATTAGGGGAAGACCACCAACCCGAACCTCACTTAATTCCCTTAGTTTTTTATACCGCTTTAGGAAAACGATCATCGATTTCAATTTTTGGTAGTGATTATCCAACCCAAGATGGCACTTGTGTTAGAGACTATATTCATGTCCTAGATTTAGCGCAGGCCCATTTATTGGGATTGAAATATTTACTGAATGGAGGTGAGAGTGAAATTTTCAATTTAGGAAATGGAGAAGGATTTTCTGTCAAGGAAGTGATTGATATTGCTCGTGAAGTCACAGGCAAAACTATTAAAGTTGAAAAAAGTGATCGCAGAGCGGGAGATCCGGCTATTTTAGTCAGTAGCAGCCAAAAAGCCTCACAAATACTTGGATGGCAACCCCAATACCCCAACCTTAAAACCATTATGACTCATGCTTGGCAATGGCATCTCAAGCGTCATGGAGATTTAACAGGAAGATAA
- a CDS encoding molecular chaperone DnaJ: MPRPSAKQPSTPSSPTTLAPSSFHLRRQVLEEEHEWLLKQIKRKRNELKKFLDQMRSIATEIFQRGNPLYQQLIELDTEIHGLFDEILTGRKLGKKSQKDIISVYHSLQFMGVLSPKFDDDDDDDVFNDSSEDNFNDEQAENFFNQNSHQEQSEETDRENPIKSSASRHIRQTFIKLASLFHPDRVTDSETQMHHNEIMKEVNRAYQEGDLARLLEIERQHHLAEDIDINNATSSEIERQCQQRERDNQLLKTQYETLKEELRIARNTPEGEMVKDYRACQKEGLDAVGEMLSEMEAQVKTVEEIRDFVRNFRDKKITIKDFLKGPTSLTPKTKEDPEEMLEMLLEELLGLRI; this comes from the coding sequence ATGCCTCGACCCTCAGCCAAGCAACCATCAACCCCCTCATCCCCTACTACTTTAGCTCCTTCTTCTTTTCATCTACGTCGTCAAGTTCTCGAAGAAGAACATGAATGGCTGCTCAAACAAATTAAACGTAAACGCAATGAACTAAAAAAATTTCTTGACCAAATGCGTTCTATTGCAACAGAAATTTTTCAGAGAGGAAACCCTCTCTATCAACAACTTATCGAACTTGACACGGAAATTCATGGTCTGTTTGATGAGATTTTAACAGGGCGAAAATTAGGGAAAAAAAGTCAAAAAGATATCATCAGCGTATATCATTCCCTGCAATTCATGGGAGTCCTCAGCCCCAAATTTGATGATGATGACGATGATGATGTTTTCAATGATTCATCAGAAGATAACTTTAATGATGAGCAAGCAGAAAACTTCTTTAACCAAAACTCCCATCAAGAACAGTCTGAGGAAACTGATAGAGAAAACCCGATTAAATCTTCAGCATCTCGACACATTCGACAAACTTTTATCAAATTAGCTTCCCTGTTTCACCCTGATAGGGTTACAGACAGCGAAACCCAAATGCACCATAATGAGATTATGAAGGAGGTTAACCGCGCTTATCAAGAAGGTGATCTCGCTCGACTCCTGGAAATTGAACGACAACATCATCTTGCTGAGGATATTGATATTAATAACGCCACAAGTAGTGAGATAGAAAGGCAATGTCAACAAAGAGAAAGAGATAACCAACTCCTCAAAACTCAATACGAAACCCTCAAAGAAGAACTGAGAATTGCTCGAAATACCCCTGAAGGGGAAATGGTGAAAGACTATCGTGCTTGTCAAAAAGAAGGGCTTGATGCTGTTGGTGAAATGCTATCAGAAATGGAAGCTCAAGTCAAAACTGTTGAAGAAATACGTGATTTTGTACGGAATTTTCGGGATAAAAAAATAACGATTAAAGACTTTTTAAAAGGGCCAACTTCCCTGACTCCGAAAACCAAAGAAGATCCTGAAGAAATGCTCGAAATGTTGTTGGAAGAATTACTGGGTTTGAGAATTTAA
- a CDS encoding glycosyltransferase family 2 protein, protein MNPSNNPLVSVIIPAYNAEEFIVKTLQSVVNQTYQNLEIIVIDDGSQDGTKTQVDLFIKKDERIKYLYQINAGVAAARNLGIETATGEFIAPIDADDIWYPQNIEKQVKAMISGGNQVGLVYSWSVDIDENDRLTGAFRATEIEGSVYPTLVSHNFLGNASCSMIRRSIVQSLGGYNRSLKQQNAQGCEDWDFYLKIAESYQIKVVKEFLVGYRKLPESMSRNYETMARSHALIMEKVQVHHREIPGFFYRLSKSNLYMYFAHQSSFVKDYSSTLYWLKEAIKAEPFTPFIRPGLYLLLMSSFFNQRYADSDQSDKLQQQQQTFTAKTPEQQKLKLQLMLGVENIFHSLVMFYARANK, encoded by the coding sequence ATGAATCCTAGCAATAACCCCTTAGTATCTGTCATTATTCCTGCTTATAATGCTGAAGAGTTTATTGTAAAAACGCTTCAGTCTGTTGTTAATCAAACCTATCAAAACCTTGAAATTATCGTTATAGATGATGGTTCGCAAGATGGCACAAAAACACAGGTTGATTTATTTATAAAAAAAGATGAACGTATTAAATACTTATATCAAATTAACGCAGGAGTAGCGGCGGCGAGAAATTTAGGAATTGAAACGGCAACAGGAGAATTTATTGCACCGATTGATGCCGATGATATTTGGTATCCTCAGAATATTGAAAAACAGGTTAAAGCTATGATATCAGGGGGCAATCAAGTCGGATTAGTTTATTCTTGGTCAGTAGATATTGATGAAAATGATAGATTGACAGGGGCATTTCGAGCAACAGAAATTGAAGGTTCTGTTTACCCTACCCTAGTGAGTCACAATTTTTTAGGCAATGCAAGTTGTTCGATGATACGCCGTTCTATTGTTCAATCATTAGGGGGATATAATCGGTCTTTAAAACAACAAAATGCCCAAGGATGTGAAGATTGGGATTTCTATTTAAAAATTGCTGAATCCTATCAGATTAAAGTGGTTAAAGAGTTTTTAGTGGGATATCGGAAATTACCCGAAAGTATGTCCCGTAATTATGAAACAATGGCAAGATCCCATGCTTTAATTATGGAAAAAGTCCAAGTTCATCATAGAGAAATTCCTGGGTTTTTCTATCGTTTATCTAAAAGTAATTTATATATGTATTTTGCTCATCAAAGTTCTTTTGTAAAAGATTATTCTTCGACATTATATTGGTTAAAAGAAGCGATTAAAGCAGAACCTTTTACCCCTTTTATTCGACCCGGACTATATTTGTTACTAATGTCAAGTTTTTTTAATCAGAGGTATGCTGATTCAGATCAAAGTGATAAACTTCAGCAACAGCAACAGACTTTCACTGCCAAAACGCCAGAACAGCAAAAACTCAAGTTACAATTAATGTTAGGGGTAGAAAATATTTTTCATTCTCTAGTCATGTTTTATGCCAGAGCAAATAAATAG
- a CDS encoding class I SAM-dependent methyltransferase gives MPNPFNKPWVAYEPTLIPPLALMQEEGIDVLEEWFRWAEEWSLLLRIYGQIQSDSHVLEIGCGLGRIAFPLRYILSSDGSYDGFDICGNKIQFLHQNFTPVYPHFRFQLADIANTFYNPSGKIAPSSYSFPYTENSFDIIFASSVFTHTLPDVTENYFKESARVLKPNGRCLFSFFLLDYYKPQQPRPLGFARPVFNFDHSYQDYGTDFAIADVSNPETMTAYRLNMIETFAQKAGLILEQEPIQGLWSGTPKNWVGSQDLLIFKHLS, from the coding sequence ATGCCTAATCCCTTTAATAAGCCTTGGGTTGCTTATGAACCGACTTTGATTCCCCCTTTAGCCTTGATGCAAGAAGAAGGGATTGATGTCTTAGAGGAATGGTTTCGTTGGGCGGAAGAATGGAGTCTGTTACTGCGGATTTATGGACAAATTCAGTCTGATAGTCACGTTTTAGAAATTGGTTGTGGCTTAGGTCGTATTGCCTTTCCTTTACGATATATTCTGTCCTCAGACGGCTCTTATGATGGTTTTGATATCTGTGGGAATAAAATTCAGTTTCTCCATCAGAATTTTACCCCTGTTTATCCTCATTTTCGCTTTCAATTAGCTGATATCGCCAATACTTTTTATAATCCTTCGGGTAAAATTGCCCCTAGTTCCTATTCCTTTCCCTATACCGAAAATTCTTTTGATATCATTTTTGCCTCTTCGGTTTTTACCCATACTTTACCTGATGTCACCGAAAACTATTTTAAGGAATCGGCGCGGGTTTTAAAGCCTAATGGCCGTTGTTTATTTAGTTTTTTCTTATTAGACTATTATAAGCCCCAACAGCCTAGACCCCTTGGTTTTGCTCGTCCTGTCTTTAATTTTGATCATTCTTATCAAGATTATGGCACAGATTTTGCGATCGCTGATGTGAGCAATCCTGAAACCATGACGGCTTATCGCTTAAATATGATTGAAACATTTGCCCAAAAAGCAGGATTAATCTTAGAACAAGAGCCTATACAGGGATTATGGTCTGGTACACCCAAAAACTGGGTGGGATCACAAGATTTATTGATTTTTAAGCATTTATCTTGA
- a CDS encoding AI-2E family transporter codes for MLEKYANRFNIPGCFFIALVFPLVVLNVWVFVFVFNAFQGIFSSFIIAGFFALLLNHPIHFLNRRLNLSRGNSILMVFLSFIVIFALIAIILVPAIVIRFSELVHILPDWIQSATLKADSLSNWTNNSKIVDNDRIFTNLSENFQNQLQGFLEGIPDFIFGTIGNILNIFFIFVLTIFFLSYGNSLLRNCLQSWFSPNLGVMIQKTLYRNFNSYILNQLILATVLTVTMIPTLFILKAPFPLLFGLAIGIAGFIPFGAVVTILGISFILLLADFWTGLRVLVVVLLLDQIIENTLPPRLLGKLTGLNPIVILFSVMVGATLGDFIGLITAVPIAATIKSLMLTLNQAETEELDKIPSELPNR; via the coding sequence ATGTTAGAAAAATACGCAAATCGTTTTAATATTCCTGGGTGTTTTTTTATTGCCTTAGTATTTCCTTTGGTTGTCCTGAACGTTTGGGTTTTTGTTTTTGTTTTTAATGCTTTTCAAGGAATTTTTTCTTCTTTTATTATTGCTGGATTTTTTGCATTATTGCTTAATCATCCCATTCATTTTCTAAACAGGCGATTAAATTTAAGTCGAGGCAATTCAATTTTAATGGTCTTTTTAAGCTTTATTGTGATTTTTGCCTTAATCGCTATTATACTTGTACCCGCTATTGTGATTCGATTTTCTGAATTAGTGCATATATTGCCAGATTGGATTCAATCCGCTACTCTCAAAGCCGATAGTTTAAGTAATTGGACTAACAATAGCAAAATTGTTGACAATGATAGGATTTTTACGAACTTAAGTGAAAACTTCCAAAATCAACTACAAGGTTTTCTTGAAGGAATTCCTGATTTTATTTTTGGAACAATTGGTAATATCCTAAATATTTTCTTTATTTTTGTCTTAACTATCTTTTTTCTATCCTATGGTAATTCACTGTTAAGAAACTGCCTCCAATCTTGGTTTTCTCCTAACCTGGGAGTAATGATTCAAAAAACCCTTTATCGCAATTTCAATAGTTATATTCTTAATCAATTAATATTAGCAACTGTCTTAACTGTGACGATGATTCCTACTTTATTCATCTTAAAAGCCCCCTTTCCCTTACTATTTGGCTTAGCCATTGGCATCGCTGGATTTATACCATTTGGGGCAGTTGTTACCATATTAGGTATTAGTTTTATCTTGTTATTAGCAGATTTTTGGACAGGATTAAGGGTTTTAGTGGTTGTGCTTTTATTGGATCAAATCATTGAGAATACCTTACCTCCTCGTTTGTTAGGAAAATTAACCGGACTTAATCCCATTGTTATTTTATTTTCCGTTATGGTAGGGGCGACTTTGGGAGACTTTATCGGGTTAATTACAGCAGTTCCCATTGCTGCAACAATTAAGAGTCTAATGCTTACATTGAATCAAGCAGAAACTGAAGAATTAGACAAAATCCCTTCAGAGCTACCAAATCGTTAG
- a CDS encoding glycosyltransferase family 2 protein, with amino-acid sequence MSYSIIQLEVTQPLPNIQTSADETGVALVIRCQDRPIGFIMQELSPNSLLNPEDLQEMLSREMAENLLKAKIQEDLSQKSKFMEFPSLTVAMCTKDRPDNVARCLNSLQNLKKPDNLGYFEILIIDNAPSDDQTQKLVSTFPDVRYVRELNVGLDFARNRAIKEAKGDILAFLDDDIVVDTQWLLGLIEAWTENPDAGAFTGMVLPFELETPAQILFERRGGFGRGFKKIRYGQVLDKNPLYPCGAGIFGAGCNMAFKRALLLELGGFDEALDTGSPLPGGGDLDIFYRVIRAGYPLIYEPSYLIYHQHRREMKKLRRQYWSWGLGFMAFVVKSYQNDPSQQGKFIALIKWWFQEQCLQLLKSLLGRQILPPEMILAELWGGIQGLFGSYERSQQRSAKIRQSTTDYSLPV; translated from the coding sequence ATGTCTTACTCAATTATTCAACTAGAAGTTACCCAACCCTTACCCAATATTCAAACCTCCGCAGACGAAACAGGGGTCGCACTGGTGATTCGCTGCCAAGATCGCCCGATTGGGTTTATTATGCAGGAATTATCGCCAAATTCGCTATTAAACCCAGAAGATTTACAGGAGATGTTAAGTCGAGAAATGGCAGAAAACCTTTTAAAAGCCAAAATACAAGAAGATTTAAGCCAAAAATCTAAGTTTATGGAATTTCCGAGTTTAACCGTCGCAATGTGTACCAAAGATCGCCCTGATAATGTTGCTCGTTGTTTAAATTCCTTACAAAACCTGAAAAAGCCTGATAATTTAGGATATTTTGAGATTTTAATCATTGATAATGCCCCTAGTGATGATCAAACCCAAAAATTAGTCTCGACTTTCCCAGACGTGCGTTATGTACGGGAATTAAACGTTGGGTTGGATTTTGCCCGTAATCGTGCAATTAAAGAAGCAAAAGGGGATATACTGGCATTTTTAGATGATGATATTGTTGTAGATACCCAATGGTTACTGGGACTCATTGAAGCATGGACAGAAAATCCTGATGCCGGAGCATTTACGGGGATGGTGTTACCCTTTGAATTAGAAACCCCTGCACAAATATTATTTGAGCGTCGCGGCGGATTTGGGAGAGGATTCAAAAAAATCCGTTATGGACAGGTTTTAGACAAAAATCCCCTTTATCCCTGTGGAGCAGGAATTTTTGGGGCAGGTTGTAATATGGCGTTTAAACGGGCGTTATTGCTCGAATTAGGGGGCTTTGACGAAGCCTTAGATACGGGATCTCCTTTACCGGGGGGAGGGGATTTAGACATCTTTTATCGGGTAATTCGGGCAGGATATCCCCTCATTTATGAACCCTCTTACCTTATTTATCATCAACATCGCCGAGAAATGAAAAAACTACGCCGTCAATATTGGAGTTGGGGCTTAGGATTTATGGCTTTTGTGGTTAAATCTTATCAAAATGATCCTTCTCAACAAGGTAAATTTATCGCTTTAATCAAATGGTGGTTTCAAGAACAATGCTTACAACTACTTAAAAGTCTATTAGGTCGTCAAATTTTACCCCCTGAGATGATTTTGGCGGAATTGTGGGGGGGAATTCAAGGATTATTTGGCTCTTATGAACGCTCACAGCAGAGAAGTGCTAAAATACGGCAATCAACAACCGATTACTCCTTACCCGTGTAA
- a CDS encoding ABC transporter ATP-binding protein, producing MKEIKSIKKLIPLFNYHPWSIPAILTLGILSSLSEGIGITLIIPFLQSLDTQENHLTSQNTLIQWLNNFFSSFTVSQRIIYIPLIIGFCILIKNALVYANLSLLSWLNSRISHRLRSDIFHQLLTVSYRFLDTQESGRLLNTLATETWRTNDALGILVKLSINLCTALVYIILLFLISWRLTLLVTFILFLTSLLTRWVTRQSSAFSELAVEANSQLGIRMYEGFTGMKTIRAFARENYEQKRFNQASKQVRDRFLKLDLISNIVNPLYEVFSAFLVLGILVIALIHDRTALPSLLTFLFILYRLQPQIQQLDSSRVALLTLSYSIDDVISFLERHNKSYILSGSIPFQELESGITLESVTFRYSPHEKPALENISLHIPKGKTTAFVGTSGAGKSTLIHLICRFYEVTEGEILIDHAPLNQLNIADWRSHIAIVSQDVHIFSATIGENIAYGRLEATEAEIIDAAKQAHAHEFISKMAQGYDSKVGDRGVRLSGGQRQRIALARAIIRDPAILILDEATNALDTISEQMIQETLETLGQNRTVIVIAHRLSTIQQADQIIVLDEGKLVEKGNLKQLLANDGLFADLYRIAVNIKKM from the coding sequence ATGAAAGAAATCAAATCTATTAAAAAATTAATTCCTTTATTTAATTACCATCCTTGGTCAATTCCCGCTATTTTGACTTTAGGAATTCTATCTTCCCTATCAGAAGGAATTGGAATTACTTTAATTATTCCTTTTTTACAAAGTTTAGATACTCAAGAAAATCATCTCACTTCTCAAAATACCTTAATTCAATGGCTTAATAATTTTTTTAGTTCTTTTACGGTATCACAAAGAATTATTTATATTCCTTTGATTATTGGTTTTTGTATTTTGATTAAAAATGCGTTGGTTTATGCTAATTTATCCCTTTTGTCTTGGTTAAATTCTCGTATTAGTCATCGGTTACGCTCTGATATTTTTCATCAACTCTTAACGGTAAGTTATCGCTTTTTAGATACTCAAGAATCAGGTAGGCTTCTCAATACATTGGCGACGGAAACATGGCGAACTAATGATGCCCTAGGAATTTTAGTGAAATTGAGTATTAATCTTTGCACTGCCCTTGTTTATATTATTTTACTCTTTTTAATCTCTTGGCGACTTACTTTACTGGTTACTTTTATTCTCTTTTTAACTTCACTGCTTACTCGTTGGGTTACCCGTCAATCAAGTGCTTTTAGTGAATTAGCTGTCGAGGCTAATTCCCAATTGGGAATTCGGATGTATGAAGGTTTTACCGGAATGAAAACCATTCGTGCTTTTGCTAGGGAAAACTATGAACAAAAACGGTTTAATCAAGCTTCAAAGCAAGTGAGAGATCGCTTTTTAAAATTAGATTTAATTAGCAATATTGTTAATCCATTATATGAAGTTTTTTCTGCTTTTTTGGTTTTAGGAATTCTGGTTATTGCCTTAATTCATGATCGCACTGCTCTCCCGTCTTTATTAACTTTTCTCTTCATTTTATATCGTCTGCAACCGCAAATTCAACAATTGGATAGTAGTCGAGTAGCTCTTCTTACGTTAAGCTATTCGATTGATGATGTTATCTCCTTTTTAGAACGCCATAATAAATCCTATATACTGTCAGGTTCAATCCCCTTTCAAGAATTAGAATCAGGTATCACCTTAGAATCCGTTACTTTTCGTTATTCCCCTCACGAAAAACCCGCTTTAGAAAATATTTCCCTTCATATCCCTAAAGGCAAAACCACCGCTTTTGTCGGTACATCTGGTGCAGGTAAATCTACTTTAATTCACTTAATTTGTCGTTTTTATGAGGTGACAGAAGGAGAAATCTTAATCGATCATGCCCCATTAAATCAGTTAAACATAGCTGATTGGCGATCGCATATTGCTATTGTTAGTCAAGATGTTCATATTTTTAGTGCGACCATAGGAGAAAACATTGCTTATGGACGTTTGGAGGCAACAGAAGCAGAAATCATCGATGCTGCCAAGCAAGCTCACGCTCATGAGTTTATCTCTAAAATGGCGCAAGGATATGATAGTAAAGTTGGCGATCGCGGTGTTAGACTTTCAGGAGGACAACGACAAAGAATTGCCTTAGCTAGAGCTATTATAAGAGATCCAGCAATTTTAATTCTAGATGAAGCAACAAACGCCCTAGACACCATTTCTGAGCAAATGATTCAAGAAACCCTAGAGACATTAGGACAGAATCGGACGGTGATTGTGATTGCTCATCGTCTTTCAACAATACAACAGGCAGATCAAATTATCGTCTTAGATGAGGGTAAACTGGTTGAAAAAGGCAATTTGAAGCAATTATTGGCGAATGATGGTTTATTTGCCGATCTGTATCGCATTGCGGTTAATATCAAGAAAATGTAG